The genomic segment CGACGCGGAAGGCCTGAACGCCGATCAGCCACGCCGACCGCTCCGTGTCGAAACGCACATAGCGCTCGTTCTGCAAGGTGGTAAGAAGGCGATGGGCAGTCGAGGTCGGCAGGCCGACCTCGTGGGCGACCTCGCTCAGCGACAGGCCCTGGGGGTGATGGGAGAGCGCATTCAGGAGCTTCAGCGCCCTGGACAGCGACTGCACCTGCCCCGATGCGCGAAGCACTTCCTTGCTCGGCACCTGGAACTCGCTTCGGCGCTCCTCATCCTCCGTCGGAGACTTGGTGATGGCATCCATCTCGTTGATCCGTTCCGCACGGCCTGAAGTGATTTCCGACTGTAGTACCCGGAATTGAGCCCTCGTGACAACGCGCAATTCAGCGCACCGGCCGGATGATGCGCCAGAATGGACGGCCACGGGCCCGATATTCCCTATGCCTAGATAGTAATTGCGCCGCGAGGCGCCAAGCCATCCCTATTGCCCGAGCGGGCAATCGTCAATACCTGAGTGGCAAAGTCGACATTAGGAGACCGAGGGGCCGTTACCGGCCCGACGCGCCGCCCTGCTGCCGGCTCTCGAGCCAGAAATCGTAGATTGCGAGCCCAGCCACCACCAGCGTGACCACGACGAGGTCGATCTCGCGGACGAACCAGATCACGATCCCCAGAAACACCAGGAACAGGCAGACCGCCAGCGCCGCCAGCATCTTGTCGGTGCGTGTCATCGCGCCATCATCCCTCCTGCCCGTCGGCACGGGCGGTTTCCTCCATCAGCCACCGGGCGGTGCGCAACAGCCGCTCGTCGCCGCCGCGCGGACCGATGAGCTGCACGCCGATGGGCATGCCGTCATAGCCCTCCAGAAGCGGCAGGGTGACCGCAGGCACGCCGCACATGGTCCACAGCGAGCAGAAGGCCGCATTGCCCGTGGTGGCGAGATCCTTCGGCGCCTGGCCCGGCGCGGCGGGCGTGACGATCGCATCGTAGCGCTCGAAGATCTGCTCCAGGCCCGCATTGAGGAGCGCGACCCAGTCGAGTGCCACGAGATAGTCGTGGGCGAGCACGGTGCGCCCCTCCTCCACGGCCGCGCGCGCACCGGCGCTGAGCGTATCGCCACCGCGATTGTAGTAATGGGCATAGTGCCTCGCGAGCCCCGCGAACATGATGGTGCGGTGGATGTCGAGCCCCTTCGAGAAGGGCTCCGGCAGCGCGACCTCGTCGCACTGTTCGCCCAGGAAGCCCGCAAGCTCGGCGAAGGCCTCCCTCATATCGTCCTCCGCGAGCTCCTCCCAGGCAGGCTGGCGCACGAAGGCGAAGAGCGGCTTGACGGGCGGCCCGGAGGCCGCCGCAGCGGCAAGGCGCGGAACAGGCTGAACGAGCGCTGCGGGATCGCGCGGGTCGGGCCCGCACAGGGCCTGCGCCAGCATGGCCGCATCGCCGACCGTGCGGGCGAACACGCCCATCGTGTCGAGCGGTTCGGCGACCGGAAGGACGCCGGCGCGCGAGATGAGCCCGCGCGAGGGCTTGTAGCCCACCACGCCGCAGAACGAGGCCGGGCGGATCACGGAGCCCGCCGTCTGCGAGCCGACCGCGAGCGGCACCATGAAATCGGCGACAGCGGCGGCCGATCCACTCGACGAGCCGCCGGGCGTACGCTCCGGATCGTGCGGATTGCGCGTGCCGGCAGGCGTGAGGAAGGCAAGCTCCGTCGTCACGGTCTTGCCCATGATGACCGCGCCCGCCGCGCGCAGCCGCTCCACGACCGCGGCATCCGTCCGGGGCCGGCGGCCGGCGTCGAGCGCGGCACCGTTCTCCGTCGGCATGTCGGCGGTGTCGATGATGTCCTTCACGCCCACGGGAAGGCCGTGAAGGGGCCCGGGCGAGCGGCCGGACGCGCGCCGGCCGTCCGCCGCCTCGGCCTGTGCGATGGCGTGATCGCGGTCGAGATAGGTCCAGGCGCCGACCTCCGGCTCGCGTGCCGCGATACGGTCGAGGCACGCGTCCACGAGATCGACCGCCTTGGCCTCGCCGCGCTCGAGGCGGCCAAGCGCGTCCGCCGCCGACAATCTCGCCAGTTCGGGATCCGTCTTCCTCGCCATCGTCTCAGCGTCCATAGATGATCTGCGGGAGCCAGAAGGCCACGTCGGGCACGAGATAGACAATGGCCATGGACAGGAACACCATCATGAGAAACGGCATGCAGCCCTTGAAGATCTGCACCAGTTCCACCCCCGGCGGCGCGATGCCCTTCAGGTAGTAGGCGGCCATCGCCATTGGCGGCGTTAGGAACGAGGTCTGCAGATTGAGCGCGATCAGGATGCCGAAGAACAGCGGATCGATGTCGAAATGCGGAAGCAGCGGCAGGAAGATCGGCACGAAGATGATGATGATCTCCGACCATTCGAGCGGCCAGCCGAGCAGGAAGATGATGAGCTGGGCAAGGATCAGGAACATGACCGGCGTGAGGTCCATCGACAGCACGAACTGCTCGATCACCTGCTCGCCGCCGAGATAGGAGAAGACGGAGGAGAACGTCCAGGACCCGACGAACAGCCAGCATACCATGGCGGAGGTGCGCACCGTCAGATAGACCGACTCCCGCAGCCGCTGCCAGGTCAGCGCGCGGTAGACCGCGGCCAGCACCAGCCCCCCGAGCGCGCCGACCGCGGCGGCCTCCGTCGGCGTGGCGAGCCCCATGAGGATCGCCCCCAGAACCGCCAGGATCAGCACCGCGAGCGGGAAGAACGAGGTGATCATCATCATCGCGATCTGCCCCTTCGTATAGTCGCCGACCTCCTCTTCGGTGGGCTTGGGGGCGACCTTCGGATTGAGCAGTGCGCGCGCGACCACATAGAGCATGTAGAGCCCGGCCAGCAGGAAGCCCGGCACCAGCGCGCCCGCATAGAGCCGGACGATGGAGACATTCGCGGTCGCCGCATAGACGATCAGCATGATCGAGGGCGGGATGAGGATGCCGAGGCAGCCGCCCGCGCAGATGACGCCGGAGGCGAAGCTCGTGTCGTAGCGCGCCTTCAGCATGGCCGGGAAGGCGAGCAGCCCCATGAGCGTCACCACCGCGCCGATGATGCCGGTGGCGGTGGCGAACATGGCGCAGGTCAGGAGCGCGGCGATCGCCATGGAGCCCGGAATGCGCCGCGAGGCCAGATAGAGCGTGTTGAAGAGCTGGTCGACGATATTCGCCCGCTCCACGATATAGCCCATGAACAGGAAGAGCGGCACGGCGGTCAGCACGTCGTTCGACATGACCGAATAGGTCTGGTTGACGAACAGGTCGAAGATCCTGTTGTCGAACAGCGTCGCCATGCGGTCGGCGTCGTAATAGGCGTAGTAGCCGAAGCCGACAGCGAGCGCCATCAGCGTGAAGGCGATGGGAAAACCAGGAAGATGGTCAGGATGAAGATCCCGAGCATCATGACGGCAACGAAGGAATCAGTCATTGCGGGCGTCCCTCCTCACCACGTCCACAGCTTCGCTGCCATGTTCGAGCACCTCGCGCTCGTGCTCGTGCAGCAGGGTCTCCTCCAGTTCCTCCACATCCTCCATCCGGCGCGGCCATTCCCCGGTCCGGATGCACAGGATGCAGCGGCAGACCTGGGCTGCGCCCTGGAGGAGCATCAGGAGGCCTGCGGCGATGATCACGGTCTTGAACTGGAATATGGGCACATTGGCCGGGCTCATGACGCTCACCTCCATGTAGCGCCATGAGCGCGAGGCGTATTTCCAGCCCGAGAAGACGAGCGCGAGCATGCCGGGGAAGAAGAAGAGGAAATAGAGCGTCAGCTCCACCTTGGCCTGCGTGCGCGCCGACCACAGCCGGTACAGGAAATCGCCGCGCACATGGCCGTTTTGGGCCAGCGTGTAGGCGCCGCCGACCATGAACAGCGTGCCGTACATCATGTAGGAGATGTCGAAGGCCCAGGTCGTGGGCGAATTCAGCACATAGCGGACGAACACTTCATAGCTGCCGCCGAGCATCATGACCATGATGCACCAGGCGAACGCCTTGCCGAACCAGGTGGACACCCTGTCGGCGAAAGCGATGAAGCCTTCCATGAATGCTCCCTCCCTCGTCGCCTCTCACGCGCCCGTTCCGGTGTCTTGCGCGAGGACGAACCCGATCATACGCCGTTTTCCGGCTGCCGCGCGACCGCGCCGCCCCCCTCTGCGCGGCCGGCCGCCGGTATGTGTTGCGCGCAGCAACGGAGCGGCGCCTTCCAAGCGCCGCTCCGCGCCCGCACGACAGTCGGACAGCAGGGTCTAGAAGCCCAGCTTGCCCGGGAAGTAGTGCTCGTAGGCCAGCTTGTAGTTGGCCTGGTTCATCAGCCAGTAGTAGGCGACACGTTCCGACCAGGCCTTCTGGCTCTGGACCACCTTGTTGAAGAACGGGTCCTCGGTCAGCTTCTTCAGGACCTCGTCCCAGGACTTGAGCTCTTCGGCCATGACGGAGTCGGGCGTGCGGCGCACCTCCACCCCGTCCTCGTTGATCAGCGCCTGCAGATCGGCGGAATAGCTGTCCATGGCGAGGCCGAAATTCGCCGTATTGGCGGCCTCCGCACCATATTCGAGGATGGCCCTGAGATCCTCCGGCAGGGACTCGAACTTGTCCTTGTTGAAGACGATCTCGAAGAACTCCGCAGCCTGGTGGTAGGAGCCCATCATGTAGAACTTGGCGACATCCTGGGCGCCGAAATCGCGGTCCGAGGTCGGGTTGTTGAACTCGAAGGCCTCGATCACGCCGCGCTCCAGCGCCGGCACGATCTCGCCGCCGGGCAGCTGGGTCACCTGCGCGCCGATACCCTGCATGACGTCGGTCGCAAGGCCCACCGTGCGGTATTTCAGCCCCTTCATCTGGTCGGCGGAGGTGATCTCCTCGTTGAACCAGCCAAGCGGCTGGGTCGGCATCGGCATGGCGAAGAAGCCGACGATGTTGAGGCCCAGAACGTCCTGGACGAGCTCGCGATAGAGATCCTTGCCGCCGCCATACTGGATCCAGGCGAGCAACTGGGCGGCATCCGCTCCGAAGACCGGCCCGGTGCCGAACAGCGAGGCGGCCTTGTTCTTGCCGTACCAGTAGGCCGTCACCGTGTGGGCGGCATCGATCACGCCGTCATGGGTCGCATCCTGGACCTGGAAGGCCTGGACCACGGCGCCTGCCGGCAGGAGGTCGATCTTCAGCCGGCCGCCCGACATCGCCTCCACGCGTTCGACATACTGCTGGGCCATCTCCTGGAAGACGTTGGAAGCCGGCCACGAACTCTGCATCTTCAGCACGATGGGGCTCTGCGCGGTCACCACATTCGGCATGGCCACCGCGCCCGCGGCCGCCCCCGCTGCGAGCGCGCCGCCCTTCATGAAGCGCCGGCGCGATACGTCACCCTTCCCGTTTCCCTTGGATTGGGTCATAGCGTTTCCTCCCTAATGCCCATTCGGGCCTCTTCACGCCCCGTTTCGGGCGTGCCTCTTGCCCTTTTCGGGCTTTCTTGTCGAAGCCTCCTCCCCTGCGGCATCGCAATGCCGCAAGGGACGGAAGGCCTCTGGAATCAGTTTCTGCGATCCGGGATCACCGCACAAGACGTGTATCCCGTCAGACCGCTCGACTTTCCATATACCGAGATACCGCCTTTCGCCGGGCCCTGTCTCTTAGACGAAGGAAGCCCTTGATCGCGCATGAAGGCCGTGACCGCCGCTCACCGGTCGGACGCCGCCGCGACCTCCTCGCCGGAGGGCAGGCTTGCGCCGCGGTCGCGGATCCAGGCGAGGACGTCGCGATAGACCCGCTCGCGCTGCTTGTCGCGCAGGAGCATGTGCCAGCCATTCTCGTAGATCACGGTGCGCTTGGGCGCGGAGATGCGCTCCATGGTCTCCCGCGTCGGTGTCTCCGGCACCAGCTCGTCATGCTCGCCATAGAGATAGAGGACCGGCACGTCGAACCGGTCTGCGGCGAGATAGGCGTCGTCCATCAGCGAGACGAGACCGTACAGCGTATCGACGCGGGTCGCCTTCATGTTGAGCGGATCGCGCGCATAGGCCCGCAGCATGTCGATATTGTCCGACGGCCAGACCTCCACGCCCTCGCCCGTCAGCTCGAGCCACGGCACCGTGTGGGCCGCGAGCCACAGGGTGGAGGTATAGACCGGGTTCATCGTCTCCCAGCCCCACACGGCGGGCGCGACGAGGATCGCCCCGTCCGGCTTGAGCCCGTCCGCCATGGCGGCCATGGCGACGGCGCCGCCCATGGAGATGCCGAGAACGTAGACGGGACGC from the Kaustia mangrovi genome contains:
- a CDS encoding amidase — encoded protein: MARKTDPELARLSAADALGRLERGEAKAVDLVDACLDRIAAREPEVGAWTYLDRDHAIAQAEAADGRRASGRSPGPLHGLPVGVKDIIDTADMPTENGAALDAGRRPRTDAAVVERLRAAGAVIMGKTVTTELAFLTPAGTRNPHDPERTPGGSSSGSAAAVADFMVPLAVGSQTAGSVIRPASFCGVVGYKPSRGLISRAGVLPVAEPLDTMGVFARTVGDAAMLAQALCGPDPRDPAALVQPVPRLAAAAASGPPVKPLFAFVRQPAWEELAEDDMREAFAELAGFLGEQCDEVALPEPFSKGLDIHRTIMFAGLARHYAHYYNRGGDTLSAGARAAVEEGRTVLAHDYLVALDWVALLNAGLEQIFERYDAIVTPAAPGQAPKDLATTGNAAFCSLWTMCGVPAVTLPLLEGYDGMPIGVQLIGPRGGDERLLRTARWLMEETARADGQEG
- a CDS encoding TRAP transporter small permease subunit yields the protein MEGFIAFADRVSTWFGKAFAWCIMVMMLGGSYEVFVRYVLNSPTTWAFDISYMMYGTLFMVGGAYTLAQNGHVRGDFLYRLWSARTQAKVELTLYFLFFFPGMLALVFSGWKYASRSWRYMEVSVMSPANVPIFQFKTVIIAAGLLMLLQGAAQVCRCILCIRTGEWPRRMEDVEELEETLLHEHEREVLEHGSEAVDVVRRDARND
- a CDS encoding alpha/beta hydrolase — protein: MRRLASLAGPAVVLCLALLAACTPRFQDLGPASSARPQLGEREVMMDDGTSLPVEVWRAARPRAVVVAVHGFNGYSEDFALPGPWLARHGLTVYTYDQRGFGRTPQRGLWPGTERMVADLKTMVALARARNPGRPVYVLGISMGGAVAMAAMADGLKPDGAILVAPAVWGWETMNPVYTSTLWLAAHTVPWLELTGEGVEVWPSDNIDMLRAYARDPLNMKATRVDTLYGLVSLMDDAYLAADRFDVPVLYLYGEHDELVPETPTRETMERISAPKRTVIYENGWHMLLRDKQRERVYRDVLAWIRDRGASLPSGEEVAAASDR
- a CDS encoding TRAP transporter substrate-binding protein — encoded protein: MTQSKGNGKGDVSRRRFMKGGALAAGAAAGAVAMPNVVTAQSPIVLKMQSSWPASNVFQEMAQQYVERVEAMSGGRLKIDLLPAGAVVQAFQVQDATHDGVIDAAHTVTAYWYGKNKAASLFGTGPVFGADAAQLLAWIQYGGGKDLYRELVQDVLGLNIVGFFAMPMPTQPLGWFNEEITSADQMKGLKYRTVGLATDVMQGIGAQVTQLPGGEIVPALERGVIEAFEFNNPTSDRDFGAQDVAKFYMMGSYHQAAEFFEIVFNKDKFESLPEDLRAILEYGAEAANTANFGLAMDSYSADLQALINEDGVEVRRTPDSVMAEELKSWDEVLKKLTEDPFFNKVVQSQKAWSERVAYYWLMNQANYKLAYEHYFPGKLGF